In Propionicimonas paludicola, a single window of DNA contains:
- the eno gene encoding phosphopyruvate hydratase: MASIDFVDARQIFDSRGNPTVEVQVVLDDGAEGRAAVPSGASTGAFEAVELRDGDAAHYGGKGVLKAVENVIEQIAPEVIGMEADEQRLLDQAMIELDGTDNKGKLGANAILGVSLAVAHAAADSAGLPLYRYLGGPTANVLPVPMMNILNGGSHADSNVDIQEFMIAPIGAGTFAEALEIGAGVYHSLKAVLKARGLSTGLGDEGGFAPNLSSNAEALDLILEAIGKAGFAAGKDVALALDVAASEFYSDGKYAFEGEQKQAAELIEYYEKLVANYPLVSIEDPLNEEDWEGWKVITDVLGDKVQLVGDDLFVTNVTRLGKGIATGTANSLLVKVNQIGSLTETIDAVTLAHRSGYTTMMSHRSGETEDTTIADLAVALGCGQIKSGAPARTERVAKYNQLLRIEEDLDDAARYAGASAFPRFKA; encoded by the coding sequence GTGGCAAGTATCGATTTCGTTGACGCCCGGCAGATCTTCGACTCCCGCGGCAACCCGACCGTGGAAGTCCAGGTCGTCCTGGACGATGGCGCCGAGGGCCGCGCTGCGGTGCCGTCCGGTGCTTCGACCGGCGCGTTCGAGGCCGTGGAACTGCGCGACGGCGATGCCGCGCACTACGGCGGCAAGGGTGTGCTGAAGGCCGTCGAGAATGTGATCGAGCAGATCGCCCCCGAGGTGATCGGCATGGAGGCTGACGAGCAGCGCCTGCTCGACCAGGCCATGATCGAGCTCGACGGCACCGACAACAAGGGCAAGCTCGGCGCCAACGCGATCCTGGGTGTCTCCCTGGCCGTCGCGCACGCCGCCGCCGATTCGGCCGGCCTGCCGCTGTACCGCTACCTCGGTGGCCCGACCGCTAATGTGCTGCCGGTTCCGATGATGAACATCCTCAACGGTGGGTCGCACGCCGACTCCAACGTTGACATCCAGGAGTTCATGATCGCCCCGATCGGCGCCGGCACCTTCGCCGAGGCCCTCGAGATCGGTGCCGGTGTGTACCACTCGCTGAAGGCAGTGCTGAAGGCCCGTGGCCTGTCCACCGGTCTTGGCGACGAGGGTGGCTTCGCCCCGAACCTGTCCAGCAACGCTGAGGCCCTCGACCTGATCCTCGAGGCGATCGGCAAGGCCGGCTTCGCCGCAGGCAAGGACGTCGCCCTGGCTCTGGACGTGGCCGCCTCCGAGTTCTACTCCGATGGCAAGTACGCCTTCGAGGGTGAGCAGAAGCAGGCTGCCGAGCTGATCGAGTACTACGAGAAGCTGGTCGCCAACTACCCGCTGGTCTCGATCGAGGATCCGCTGAACGAGGAGGACTGGGAAGGCTGGAAGGTCATCACCGACGTGCTCGGTGACAAGGTCCAGCTGGTGGGCGACGACCTGTTCGTCACCAACGTGACCCGCCTCGGCAAGGGCATCGCCACCGGCACCGCCAACTCGCTGCTGGTCAAGGTGAACCAGATCGGTTCCCTCACCGAGACCATCGACGCCGTGACCCTGGCTCACCGCAGTGGCTACACCACCATGATGAGCCACCGTTCCGGCGAGACCGAGGACACCACCATCGCCGACCTGGCTGTTGCCCTCGGCTGTGGCCAGATCAAGTCCGGCGCCCCGGCTCGTACCGAGCGGGTTGCCAAGTACAACCAGCTGCTGCGCATCGAGGAGGACCTCGACGACGCGGCTCGCTACGCCGGCGCCTCCGCTTTCCCGCGGTTCAAGGCCTGA
- a CDS encoding MazG family protein, with the protein MSDHLAELDRLVAVMHRLRSDCPWDAQQTHESLIHYLVEETMEVVEAIEAGADDQLVEELGDLLLQVIFHAEIAAETGRFTIAEVARGISDKLIARHPYVFSEAEVPADLMGSWEQAKAAEKHRTSALDGIPQRLSALSRAHKVIGRAASHGITLPPPSAAVSELEQAELGAAFVHLAQRAVELGLDPEQVARAAVREVEAQIQAAEQSR; encoded by the coding sequence ATGAGCGACCACCTGGCCGAGCTCGACCGGCTGGTGGCGGTCATGCACCGGCTGCGCTCGGACTGCCCCTGGGACGCCCAGCAGACCCACGAATCGCTGATCCACTACCTGGTCGAAGAGACCATGGAGGTGGTCGAGGCGATCGAGGCCGGCGCTGACGATCAGCTGGTCGAGGAGCTCGGCGATCTGCTGCTGCAGGTGATCTTCCACGCCGAGATCGCCGCCGAGACCGGACGCTTCACCATCGCCGAAGTGGCTCGTGGGATCTCCGACAAGTTGATCGCCCGACACCCCTATGTCTTCTCCGAAGCCGAGGTGCCGGCCGACTTGATGGGCTCCTGGGAGCAGGCGAAGGCGGCCGAGAAGCACCGCACGTCCGCCTTGGACGGGATCCCGCAGCGGCTGTCCGCGCTGAGCCGGGCACACAAGGTGATCGGACGAGCCGCGAGTCACGGGATCACCCTGCCGCCGCCCTCGGCGGCGGTCTCCGAGCTGGAGCAGGCCGAGCTCGGGGCAGCTTTCGTCCATTTGGCGCAGCGCGCCGTGGAACTCGGCCTGGATCCTGAGCAGGTGGCTCGGGCCGCCGTCCGCGAGGTCGAAGCCCAGATTCAGGCGGCCGAGCAGTCCCGCTGA
- the mfd gene encoding transcription-repair coupling factor: MSLSGLIGYLGTEPVLSQVIADCRTGRLPTLDLTIPTPVRPLLVAAFAAQTERPLLVVASTFREAEAITASLSSLLGEDEVAYYPAWETLPHERLSPRSDTVGRRLTVLRRLAGNDPLPAPRVVVAPIRSMLQPQVVGLGELLPVQLVSGQEYELNEVAQRLVAAAYLRVDLVERRGEFCVRGGIIDIFPPTLEHPVRVDFFGDTVEEIRPFSVADQRSFDQTLPEVTASPCRELLITDAVRARAAALAAQQANEPGNLGELFERIAAGHAVDGMESLAPVLVDGLELLIDVMPANTQILIEDPERIRSRAKELVATSEEFLQASWAAAAAGGAAPIDLGASAYRSLADVRAHALERGQAWWSFSPFGADDAGPAMAADASSVPSRSLEATEAPVWRGDTEAAVAAIREAAGAGHRVVLVADSPGLVARMAEVLGGADLPVSRPPDLTEAPPAGLISVVGADLRHGFSIPGIGLDVFTAGDLSGQREPDKASRKMPARRKNQIDPLELAAGDPVVHETHGVGRYVEMVQRTVAGATREYLVLDYAPSKRGQPGDRLYVPMDQLHLVTRYVGGEAPTLDKLGGGDWAKRKSRARKAVREIASELIKLYAARQASRGHAFSQDSPWQSELEDAFVYVETPDQLSAISEVKQDMEQVVPMDRLICGDVGYGKTEIAVRAAFKAVMDGKQVAVLVPTTLLVQQHYATFADRYAGFPVTVASLSRFSTDADKKKVIAGLADGSVDVVVGTHGLLAGSVTFKDLGLVIIDEEQRFGVEHKEALKKLRLNVDVLAMSATPIPRTLEMAITGIREMSVIATPPEERHPVLTFAGPYDDNQVRAAIRRELAREGQAFFIHNRVQTIEKAAAHIAELVPEARVAVAHGQMSERALEQVMVDFWERRFDVLVCTTIVEAGLDVSTANTLLIERADLLGLSQLHQLRGRVGRSRDRGYAYFFYPGERTLTDTAHDRLATMAAHTDLGAGMAIAMKDLEIRGAGNLLGGEQSGHIAEVGFDLYIRLVGEAVAEYRGEEAEPEPEMKIELPVDAHLPADYVESERLRLEMYKRLAAVATEADIEAVREELLDRYGPLPDPVAALLAVAAFRLHAKNCGVQEVVAQGNFIRFAPADLPDSAQLRLARLYPGSQVRKASGFILVPRPMTRPITGQPLVDAELLAWAGKVLTDLFAGPSPAASPVASR, translated from the coding sequence GTGAGTTTGAGCGGGCTGATCGGCTATCTCGGTACCGAGCCGGTGCTATCCCAGGTGATTGCGGATTGCCGGACCGGTCGCCTGCCTACCCTCGATCTGACAATCCCGACCCCGGTGCGTCCCTTGCTGGTGGCCGCGTTCGCCGCCCAGACCGAACGGCCGCTGCTGGTCGTAGCCTCCACGTTCCGGGAGGCGGAAGCCATCACGGCCAGTCTGTCCTCGCTGCTGGGTGAGGACGAGGTCGCGTACTACCCGGCCTGGGAGACCCTGCCGCACGAGCGGCTCAGCCCACGCTCGGACACGGTGGGACGCCGACTGACCGTTCTGCGCCGGCTGGCTGGCAATGACCCGCTGCCGGCCCCACGGGTGGTGGTGGCCCCGATCCGCTCGATGCTCCAGCCGCAGGTGGTCGGCCTGGGGGAGCTGCTGCCGGTCCAACTGGTCTCCGGCCAGGAGTATGAACTCAACGAGGTGGCCCAGCGGCTGGTCGCCGCCGCCTATCTGCGGGTCGACCTGGTCGAGCGCCGCGGCGAGTTCTGCGTCCGTGGCGGCATCATCGACATCTTCCCGCCGACCTTGGAACACCCGGTCCGGGTGGACTTCTTCGGCGACACCGTCGAAGAGATCCGACCGTTCTCGGTAGCCGACCAGCGCTCCTTCGACCAGACCCTGCCCGAGGTCACCGCCTCGCCCTGCCGCGAGTTGCTGATCACCGACGCGGTCCGGGCCCGGGCCGCCGCGCTGGCCGCCCAGCAGGCCAATGAGCCGGGCAACCTGGGGGAGTTGTTCGAGCGGATCGCCGCCGGGCACGCCGTGGACGGTATGGAGTCGCTGGCCCCGGTGTTGGTGGACGGCCTCGAACTGCTGATCGACGTCATGCCGGCCAACACCCAGATCCTGATCGAGGACCCGGAGCGGATCCGCTCCCGAGCCAAGGAACTGGTCGCCACTAGCGAGGAGTTCCTGCAGGCGTCCTGGGCCGCGGCGGCGGCCGGGGGAGCGGCGCCGATCGATCTGGGGGCGTCCGCCTATCGCAGCTTGGCCGATGTCCGCGCCCACGCCCTGGAGCGGGGTCAGGCGTGGTGGAGCTTCTCGCCGTTCGGCGCGGACGATGCCGGCCCGGCCATGGCGGCCGACGCCAGTTCGGTGCCCAGCCGGTCGCTGGAGGCCACCGAGGCTCCGGTCTGGCGCGGCGACACCGAGGCTGCCGTTGCCGCCATCCGGGAAGCTGCCGGGGCCGGCCATCGGGTGGTGCTGGTCGCCGACTCGCCGGGCCTGGTGGCCCGGATGGCCGAGGTGCTCGGCGGGGCCGACCTTCCGGTCAGCCGTCCGCCCGACCTCACCGAGGCGCCGCCGGCCGGACTGATCAGCGTGGTGGGTGCGGACCTGCGGCACGGTTTCAGCATTCCCGGGATCGGGCTGGACGTCTTCACCGCCGGCGATCTGTCCGGACAACGTGAGCCCGACAAGGCCTCCCGCAAGATGCCGGCCCGCCGCAAGAACCAGATCGATCCGCTCGAGCTGGCTGCAGGCGACCCGGTCGTCCACGAAACCCATGGGGTGGGCCGCTACGTCGAAATGGTCCAGCGGACCGTGGCCGGCGCCACCCGCGAGTACCTCGTCCTCGACTATGCGCCCAGCAAGCGCGGCCAGCCCGGCGACCGGCTCTACGTGCCGATGGACCAGTTGCACCTGGTCACCCGCTACGTGGGTGGCGAGGCGCCGACCCTGGACAAGCTCGGCGGCGGCGACTGGGCCAAGCGGAAGTCACGGGCCCGCAAGGCCGTCCGCGAGATCGCCTCGGAGCTGATCAAGCTGTACGCCGCCCGGCAGGCATCCCGCGGCCACGCCTTCAGTCAGGACTCGCCCTGGCAGTCCGAACTCGAGGACGCCTTCGTCTACGTGGAGACTCCCGATCAGCTGTCCGCGATCAGCGAGGTCAAGCAGGACATGGAGCAGGTCGTCCCGATGGATCGGCTGATCTGCGGCGATGTCGGTTACGGCAAGACCGAGATCGCCGTGCGGGCTGCCTTCAAGGCCGTGATGGACGGCAAGCAGGTGGCGGTCCTGGTGCCGACAACGCTGCTGGTCCAGCAGCACTACGCCACCTTCGCCGACCGCTATGCCGGCTTCCCGGTTACGGTCGCCTCGCTCAGCCGGTTCTCCACCGACGCCGACAAGAAGAAGGTGATCGCCGGCCTGGCCGACGGCAGCGTGGACGTCGTGGTCGGAACGCACGGGCTGCTGGCCGGTTCGGTGACTTTCAAGGATCTCGGCTTGGTGATCATCGACGAGGAGCAGCGCTTCGGAGTCGAGCACAAGGAGGCCCTGAAGAAGCTGCGGCTCAACGTCGACGTGCTGGCCATGAGCGCCACCCCGATCCCGCGCACCCTGGAGATGGCGATCACCGGCATCCGGGAGATGAGCGTGATCGCCACCCCGCCCGAAGAACGGCATCCGGTGCTCACCTTCGCCGGGCCCTACGACGACAACCAGGTCCGGGCCGCGATCCGCCGCGAGTTGGCTCGAGAGGGCCAGGCCTTCTTCATTCACAACCGAGTGCAGACCATCGAGAAGGCGGCCGCCCACATCGCTGAGCTGGTGCCCGAGGCCCGGGTCGCCGTGGCCCACGGACAGATGAGCGAACGCGCCCTCGAGCAGGTGATGGTCGACTTCTGGGAACGGCGCTTCGACGTCCTGGTCTGCACCACGATCGTCGAGGCCGGTCTGGACGTCTCGACGGCCAACACCTTGCTGATCGAGCGCGCCGACCTGCTCGGCCTGTCCCAGCTGCACCAGCTGCGGGGCCGGGTCGGACGAAGTCGCGACCGCGGCTACGCCTACTTCTTCTATCCCGGCGAGCGGACGCTGACCGACACCGCCCACGATCGGCTGGCCACCATGGCCGCGCACACCGACCTGGGCGCCGGCATGGCCATCGCCATGAAGGACCTGGAGATACGCGGCGCCGGCAATCTGCTCGGCGGCGAGCAGTCCGGGCACATCGCCGAGGTGGGCTTCGACTTGTACATCCGGCTGGTCGGGGAGGCGGTCGCCGAGTACCGCGGCGAAGAGGCCGAGCCTGAGCCGGAGATGAAGATCGAACTGCCCGTCGATGCTCATCTGCCCGCTGACTACGTCGAATCCGAGCGGCTGCGCCTCGAGATGTACAAGCGGCTGGCGGCGGTGGCCACCGAGGCCGATATCGAGGCGGTCCGCGAAGAGCTGCTGGACCGCTATGGTCCGCTACCGGATCCGGTAGCGGCGCTGCTCGCGGTGGCCGCCTTCCGGTTGCACGCGAAGAACTGCGGGGTGCAAGAGGTGGTCGCCCAAGGGAACTTCATCCGGTTCGCCCCGGCCGATCTGCCCGACTCCGCCCAGCTCCGGCTGGCCCGGCTGTACCCCGGCTCCCAGGTGCGCAAGGCGTCCGGTTTCATCCTGGTGCCGCGACCGATGACCCGTCCGATCACTGGCCAACCGCTGGTCGATGCCGAGTTGCTGGCCTGGGCCGGCAAGGTGCTGACCGATCTTTTCGCCGGGCCGTCCCCGGCGGCGTCCCCGGTCGCCAGCAGGTAG